The genomic region CGACTACGGACCGATCGGTTTGTGGAGCAACCCGGACTCGCTGACCCGCTACATGAAGGGGGCGCACTCCGGGCCGTCGATGCACCGGTTGACGAACTTCGCCATCACCGTCGACGGCGACACCGCCACCGCACGCACCTACGTCGACGCCACCGTCATGGGCCCGGGCGGCGTCGGCGCGGTGGAGAACTTCGGCTGGTACGACGACCGCCTGGTCCGGACCCCGGACGGCTGGCGGATCGCCTTCCGCCGCACCACATTGCACGGCATCCGACTGCCCGGGCTGCTGCGTGTCGTCCCGCCGACCCTCGGGGTGCGCCTGGCCGGCCGGATGGGCCGTCGCCGCCGCTGACGCACCGTCGCCCGATCTTTGACAGCTGTCAGAACTCTGCTACCTTTAGCGTGACGGAGCTCACAGAACGGTAGGAAGCCATGACTGCATCACCGACGGTCGCGATCATCGGGGCCGGCATCAGCGGCCTGACGACGGGCAAGAACCTGGCCGACGCCGGCATCACCTACGACTGCTTCGAGTCCTCGGACCGCATCGGCGGCAACTGGGCGTTCCGCAACCCGAACGGACACTCCAGCGCCTACCGGTCGCTGCACATCGACACCTCGCGCGAGTGCCTGTCGTTCCGCGACTTCCCG from Mycolicibacterium phlei harbors:
- a CDS encoding nuclear transport factor 2 family protein; the encoded protein is MSDRDDIIDVLVRYATGIDSRDWDLLRSCFTDDATFDYGPIGLWSNPDSLTRYMKGAHSGPSMHRLTNFAITVDGDTATARTYVDATVMGPGGVGAVENFGWYDDRLVRTPDGWRIAFRRTTLHGIRLPGLLRVVPPTLGVRLAGRMGRRRR